A genomic window from Flavobacterium hankyongi includes:
- a CDS encoding phytanoyl-CoA dioxygenase family protein, with protein MSANSVLASFRNRILEGENTASDSWSQELEQLYKNGIGLDEALQYLYFERPSVADFEKWVIQKSTQLIPVATQEEKVLSESELQFFETNGYLVLKKAISKEDCLATQQIIWEFLGMQPNNPASWYVAHPEQKGLMVNFFEHPQLEKNRASARIRKAYEQLYQTENIYKTIDKVSFNPPITPYYTFKGSALHWDVSLQQPIPFRLQGLIYLSECGPNDGAFHCVPGFHHSITDWINQVPEGKDIRAYALEALQPVPITGEAGDMVIWHQALPHCAKPNYGATPRMVQYLTYFGENYQEPTEWI; from the coding sequence ATGTCTGCCAATTCTGTATTAGCATCGTTTCGAAACCGAATTTTGGAGGGAGAAAACACCGCTTCCGATAGTTGGTCGCAAGAATTGGAACAGCTTTATAAAAACGGCATCGGACTCGATGAAGCCTTGCAATACCTATACTTTGAACGCCCTTCGGTTGCTGATTTTGAGAAATGGGTAATTCAAAAAAGTACACAACTTATTCCAGTCGCCACGCAAGAAGAAAAAGTCTTGTCAGAAAGTGAATTGCAATTTTTTGAAACGAATGGTTATTTGGTTTTAAAAAAGGCCATTTCAAAAGAAGATTGTTTGGCTACCCAACAGATTATTTGGGAGTTTTTAGGCATGCAACCCAACAATCCGGCTTCTTGGTATGTTGCACATCCTGAGCAAAAAGGCTTAATGGTGAATTTTTTTGAGCATCCACAATTAGAAAAAAATAGAGCCTCGGCTCGCATTCGAAAAGCTTACGAACAGTTGTATCAAACTGAAAATATATACAAAACGATTGATAAAGTAAGTTTCAATCCGCCCATAACACCCTATTATACGTTCAAAGGAAGTGCTTTGCATTGGGACGTCAGTTTGCAACAACCCATACCATTTCGATTGCAAGGATTGATTTATCTTTCTGAGTGTGGACCCAACGACGGTGCATTTCATTGTGTCCCAGGTTTTCATCATAGTATTACCGACTGGATAAACCAAGTCCCTGAAGGAAAAGATATTCGTGCTTATGCTTTAGAAGCCTTGCAACCCGTTCCTATCACTGGCGAAGCAGGGGATATGGTTATTTGGCACCAAGCCTTACCGCATTGTGCAAAGCCTAATTATGGTGCAACGCCACGAATGGTACAATACCTAACGTACTTTGGAGAAAATTACCAAGAACCTACCGAATGGATTTAA
- a CDS encoding RtcB family protein, with protein sequence MGNKLSGKDLIKIGFPKNNAINIALGQINRYRKREKKEAILTEAKEVLLDPEKFKGHGTWGKVAEGLVNPVQVKFNQLMNTRAPFSIFGENEIAEQAKFQLYDALKLPIAVKGALMPDVHSGYGLPIGGVLATDNAVIPYGVGVDIGCRMSLSIFDLPASFLKGKDHQLQAILKDNTKFGMTETHKIKADHEVFYQSEFKDIPVVKQLLDKAYKQLGTSGGGNHFVEFGVVKLDNPLPEWKLEPKEYLAVLSHSGSRGLGANIAKHYTYLATKQCPLPKNVQHLAWLDLNTHDGQEYWLAMNLAGDYAKACHEDIHRRIAKALGKRIVVTIENHHNFAWKEMVDGKECIVHRKGATPAGEGQLGIIPGSMTAPGFIVMGKGNAESLNSASHGAGRLFSRAKCKASFTQSQIKKVLADHEVTLIGGNIDEAPMAYKDINKVMSLQTELVDVLGTFTPKIVRMDR encoded by the coding sequence ATGGGAAATAAATTATCAGGGAAAGACCTAATTAAAATAGGTTTCCCTAAGAACAATGCTATCAATATTGCTTTAGGGCAAATCAATAGATACAGAAAAAGAGAAAAAAAGGAAGCAATACTTACAGAAGCTAAAGAGGTATTGTTAGATCCTGAAAAATTCAAGGGACACGGCACTTGGGGAAAGGTTGCAGAAGGTTTGGTAAATCCAGTTCAAGTGAAATTCAATCAGTTGATGAACACGCGAGCTCCTTTTTCAATCTTTGGCGAGAATGAAATTGCGGAACAAGCCAAATTCCAATTGTATGACGCTTTAAAATTGCCAATTGCAGTGAAAGGTGCTTTAATGCCTGATGTACATTCAGGATATGGATTACCAATTGGAGGGGTTCTGGCAACAGATAATGCGGTAATTCCATACGGAGTGGGAGTAGATATTGGCTGCCGTATGAGTTTGTCAATTTTCGATTTGCCGGCTTCATTCTTAAAAGGAAAAGATCATCAGTTGCAGGCAATTTTGAAAGACAATACAAAATTTGGTATGACCGAAACCCACAAAATCAAAGCAGATCACGAGGTTTTTTACCAAAGCGAATTCAAAGATATTCCCGTGGTAAAGCAATTGTTAGACAAGGCATACAAGCAATTAGGAACATCAGGTGGTGGTAATCACTTTGTGGAATTTGGAGTGGTAAAGCTGGATAATCCGCTTCCAGAATGGAAACTGGAACCTAAAGAATATCTGGCAGTTTTGTCGCACAGCGGTTCACGCGGATTGGGTGCCAACATTGCGAAACATTACACGTATTTGGCTACAAAACAATGTCCGTTACCTAAGAATGTGCAACATCTAGCTTGGTTAGATCTGAATACTCATGACGGACAAGAATACTGGCTGGCGATGAATTTAGCAGGAGATTATGCTAAAGCGTGTCACGAAGACATTCACCGCCGAATCGCCAAAGCTTTGGGTAAGCGTATTGTAGTGACTATTGAGAACCATCACAATTTTGCATGGAAAGAAATGGTCGACGGAAAAGAATGCATCGTGCATCGCAAAGGAGCTACGCCAGCGGGTGAGGGACAACTGGGAATTATTCCGGGTTCGATGACTGCTCCAGGATTCATAGTAATGGGAAAAGGCAATGCAGAAAGTTTAAATTCTGCTTCTCATGGAGCAGGGCGTTTGTTTTCGAGAGCAAAATGTAAAGCATCTTTTACACAAAGCCAGATTAAAAAAGTCTTGGCAGACCATGAGGTGACTTTAATTGGCGGCAATATCGACGAGGCGCCTATGGCCTACAAAGACATTAACAAAGTGATGAGTTTGCAAACGGAATTGGTGGATGTATTAGGAACTTTTACACCTAAAATTGTAAGAATGGACCGATAG
- the prfH gene encoding peptide chain release factor H — protein sequence MEKMIQITSGRGPAECDWVVAQVLKRLLVEAEEMKLETEVLHREAGQENGTVVSAIVSIKGKKTDDFVASWIGTIQWIGQSTIRKFHKRKNWFIGIFEIQSGNKVVINEKDIQYQAMRSSGAGGQHVNKVSSAIRATHIPTGVAVVSMDSRSQHQNKKLATERLFQKLMEYEKVQMQQRFQDVWMNQMQIERGNPIRIFEGTDFKKQKVEKKFKKERQRLKNELRHENY from the coding sequence ATGGAAAAGATGATACAAATAACCTCGGGTAGAGGTCCTGCGGAATGTGATTGGGTAGTGGCTCAAGTATTGAAACGACTATTGGTTGAAGCGGAAGAAATGAAGCTGGAAACCGAAGTGCTCCATCGTGAAGCAGGACAGGAAAATGGAACGGTAGTTTCGGCTATCGTTTCCATTAAAGGGAAAAAGACTGATGATTTTGTGGCCAGTTGGATAGGAACTATTCAATGGATTGGGCAAAGTACAATCAGAAAATTTCACAAAAGAAAAAATTGGTTCATAGGAATTTTTGAAATTCAGTCAGGAAATAAAGTAGTGATTAATGAAAAAGATATTCAGTATCAAGCTATGCGAAGTTCCGGAGCTGGAGGGCAACACGTTAACAAAGTGAGTTCGGCTATTCGTGCGACTCACATTCCTACGGGAGTTGCCGTGGTGAGTATGGATTCACGTTCACAACATCAAAATAAAAAACTGGCAACAGAACGATTATTTCAAAAGTTAATGGAATATGAAAAAGTTCAAATGCAGCAACGGTTTCAGGATGTTTGGATGAACCAAATGCAGATTGAACGTGGTAATCCTATCAGAATTTTTGAAGGAACCGATTTTAAGAAACAAAAAGTAGAGAAAAAATTTAAAAAGGAGCGACAGCGCCTTAAAAATGAATTACGACATGAAAACTATTGA
- a CDS encoding HNH endonuclease, whose protein sequence is MSIREIRPSRRETPSKSEKGNNYHKHKSDLQEDFNYCCGYCGSFDGFGYTKTYFEIDHFVPKDFLIKSKSSISLSKYSNLVYSCRFCNNNKTKHWPSKREDIYLLGNEGFIEPCDLEYENHLYRTDDGAIMWNSPIGEWMATTAFKFDERMDELKLLWKYNKTRIAIEKIIDELNSYPDNSEQHNNIKTKLTPLFEKHYFFQKELATFYNG, encoded by the coding sequence ATGAGTATAAGAGAAATAAGGCCTTCAAGAAGAGAAACTCCTTCAAAATCTGAAAAAGGAAATAATTATCATAAACACAAATCAGATTTACAAGAAGATTTTAACTATTGTTGTGGTTACTGTGGTTCATTTGACGGTTTTGGCTATACAAAAACATACTTTGAAATAGATCATTTTGTGCCTAAAGATTTTTTGATTAAATCAAAAAGTAGCATTAGTCTTTCTAAATATTCTAATCTAGTTTATTCATGTAGATTCTGTAATAATAATAAAACTAAGCATTGGCCTTCAAAGAGAGAAGATATATACTTATTAGGAAATGAAGGTTTTATAGAACCTTGTGATTTAGAATATGAGAATCACTTATATAGAACAGATGATGGTGCTATTATGTGGAATTCTCCTATTGGAGAATGGATGGCAACAACAGCATTCAAATTTGATGAAAGAATGGATGAATTAAAACTTCTTTGGAAATATAATAAAACTAGAATTGCTATTGAGAAAATCATTGATGAATTAAATAGTTATCCTGATAACAGTGAACAACATAACAATATTAAAACTAAACTTACTCCTCTTTTTGAAAAACATTACTTTTTTCAAAAAGAATTAGCGACATTCTATAATGGATAA
- a CDS encoding methionine aminotransferase, protein MSKLPNITTSIFSIMSQLANQHGAINLSQGFPNFPEDERLLQISERLIRENIHQYTPMAGLPSLMEKIAQQTEKQYNRKVNIATEMLITAGATQGVFTTINTFVSIDDEVIILDPSYDSYEPSVLVAGGKPVRLSLNNDYTPNFNRIEDAITSKTKMIVVNNPHNPTGRIWTEKDFEALETILDKHPQILILGDEVYEYITFTQPHISFNTREKLKHRTIVASSFGKSLHVTGWKVGYLIAPENLMYEMKKVHQFLVFSVNSFSQHAIAEHLDVVDFGEVSRMYQRKRDLFQSLLKNSRFELMPCDGTYFQVVNYSSISTQNDVDFAKKLITDNGVAGIPISVFYNDATDRHMLRFCFAKTDETLIQAAEKLCKI, encoded by the coding sequence ATGTCTAAATTACCCAATATCACCACTAGTATCTTCTCTATAATGTCGCAATTAGCGAATCAACATGGAGCAATTAATTTATCTCAAGGGTTCCCTAATTTTCCCGAAGATGAACGTTTATTACAAATTTCAGAACGTTTAATTAGAGAAAACATTCATCAATATACTCCCATGGCTGGATTACCCTCGCTTATGGAAAAAATTGCACAGCAAACTGAAAAGCAATATAACCGAAAAGTCAACATTGCTACTGAAATGCTTATAACAGCAGGTGCTACACAAGGTGTTTTTACCACGATTAACACTTTTGTTTCGATTGATGATGAAGTAATTATATTAGATCCTAGTTATGACAGTTATGAACCTTCGGTGTTAGTTGCGGGAGGAAAACCTGTTCGTCTATCATTGAATAATGATTATACACCCAACTTCAATCGAATTGAAGATGCAATTACTTCAAAAACGAAAATGATTGTAGTTAACAATCCGCATAATCCTACAGGTAGAATTTGGACAGAAAAGGATTTTGAAGCTCTAGAAACGATTTTAGATAAGCACCCACAAATTTTAATTTTGGGTGACGAAGTATATGAATACATTACTTTTACACAACCTCATATTTCTTTCAACACAAGAGAAAAACTGAAACACAGAACCATTGTTGCTTCTTCATTCGGAAAATCATTACATGTAACGGGTTGGAAAGTGGGTTATTTAATTGCTCCAGAAAACTTAATGTACGAAATGAAAAAGGTACATCAGTTTTTAGTTTTCAGTGTGAATAGTTTTTCGCAACATGCTATTGCAGAACATCTTGATGTGGTAGATTTTGGTGAAGTATCCCGCATGTACCAACGTAAACGTGACTTATTTCAATCACTATTAAAAAACAGTCGATTTGAATTAATGCCTTGTGATGGAACTTATTTTCAAGTTGTAAATTATAGTTCAATTTCAACACAAAACGATGTGGATTTTGCTAAAAAACTAATTACAGATAACGGCGTAGCTGGCATACCAATTTCCGTTTTTTATAATGACGCTACTGATAGACACATGCTTCGTTTTTGCTTTGCTAAAACAGACGAAACATTAATACAAGCTGCAGAAAAATTATGTAAAATTTAA
- a CDS encoding ParA family protein produces MGKIIAIANQKGGVGKTTTSINLAAALGVLEKKVLLIDADPQANASSGLGIDVESVEIGTYQILEHSNTPEEATIKSSSPNVDVIPAHIDLVAIEIELVDKENREYMLKQTLASVKEKYDYIIIDCAPSLGLLTLNALTAADSVVIPIQCEYFALEGLGKLLNTIKSVQKIHNPELDIEGLLLTMYDSRLRLSNQVVEEVQKHFNNMVFETVIQRNIKLSEAPSYGESIINYDATSKGATNYLHLAEEIIKKNS; encoded by the coding sequence ATGGGTAAAATCATTGCAATTGCTAATCAAAAGGGTGGAGTTGGAAAAACGACAACTTCTATCAATTTAGCGGCCGCTTTAGGCGTTTTAGAAAAAAAAGTATTGCTTATAGATGCAGATCCTCAGGCAAATGCCAGCTCTGGCTTAGGCATTGATGTAGAAAGTGTCGAGATAGGTACTTATCAAATCCTTGAGCATAGCAACACTCCCGAAGAGGCTACAATCAAAAGCTCATCGCCTAATGTTGATGTGATTCCTGCACATATCGATCTAGTTGCTATCGAAATTGAATTAGTCGATAAAGAGAATAGAGAGTATATGCTTAAGCAGACTTTAGCTTCTGTAAAAGAAAAATATGATTATATTATCATTGATTGTGCTCCATCGCTAGGTTTATTAACACTAAACGCTTTAACAGCTGCAGACAGTGTTGTCATTCCTATTCAGTGTGAATATTTTGCACTTGAAGGTTTAGGGAAATTATTAAACACGATTAAAAGTGTTCAAAAAATACACAATCCAGAATTAGACATTGAAGGATTGTTACTTACAATGTATGATTCTCGTTTACGATTATCAAATCAAGTTGTTGAGGAAGTTCAAAAACATTTTAACAATATGGTATTTGAAACCGTTATCCAACGGAACATCAAGTTAAGTGAAGCACCAAGTTACGGAGAAAGCATTATCAATTATGATGCAACAAGTAAAGGAGCAACAAACTACTTGCATTTAGCAGAAGAAATAATCAAGAAAAATAGTTAA
- a CDS encoding ATP-binding protein: MTKVPFKVSARAGKLLGRENFSNPEGAIIELVKNSYDADAKNCFVFFDIPTILKKDSNGKEYNFPVKEESIIYIIDNGDGMTEQIIKDYWMQIGTGNKEKDFISDDKRVKTGAKGIGRFALDRLGFETEMWTLSKKAKNNSGSYWKMDWKQFDNDDKSISEINAEINNSKINLKEKIQSLVNNSETLELISSIDFKSGTFLKITNLKDEWFSNEKDNDIENVFKSLEALIPPKELNIPFEVYFNHFQKPREFGKVETAFFNDFDYKVRAKYNSESLSVDFEITRNEIDIDVLKKKFTHAFKDSKHPYNIETLEKKTFNYNKPIDKLLKWSLNDSSLKLLKDVGSFELTFYYLKFNNSIKEGYPYKLINTQERKTIIDKFGGVKVYRDSFRVRPYGDPTNDWLRLGQRVAQSPAGAGQRVGDWRVRPEQTAGIITISRKTNPLLIDKSDRGALQENDAFDTFKTIITGVIHEFEFDRTKILNQIFIELQKEKKKKEEKEINRRAEELAKKIVADTKKVDEELFGKSKKIDLFRQKKEEEIADSFKETFNKAFKSIYDDKKEKDNEEIVQVRSLASLGLIVSSFAHELKEIKDNSREIKSLEKILKLIIPNDVKKSSEYIDGMDILELLNEDSEKIIHWIDYALTTSKKDKRTRGKLIFSSFFKSFSESWSRILNRKDIKINIIDNIKNFDYDFRAFEMDMSTIFTNLINNSIDSFNNLGKVQEREISIELNIINEEKIEILYSDNGKGLDSIFGEKEEIFLPFTTSKKDRKGNEIGTGLGMYLVKSVIDDNNGNIEILEPNEGFSVLLTFPIRKK; this comes from the coding sequence ATGACGAAAGTCCCTTTCAAAGTATCTGCTAGAGCAGGAAAATTATTAGGTAGAGAAAATTTCTCTAATCCTGAGGGTGCTATAATTGAGTTAGTTAAAAATTCATACGATGCAGATGCAAAAAACTGTTTTGTTTTTTTTGATATTCCAACAATTCTAAAAAAAGATAGTAACGGAAAAGAATATAATTTCCCTGTAAAAGAAGAAAGTATAATCTATATAATTGATAATGGTGATGGAATGACCGAGCAAATTATAAAAGATTATTGGATGCAAATTGGAACAGGAAACAAAGAAAAAGATTTTATTTCAGATGATAAAAGGGTTAAAACAGGTGCCAAAGGAATTGGTAGATTTGCTTTAGACAGATTAGGATTTGAAACAGAAATGTGGACACTTTCAAAAAAAGCAAAAAACAATTCCGGATCATATTGGAAAATGGATTGGAAACAATTTGATAATGATGATAAATCAATTTCAGAAATTAATGCAGAAATAAATAATTCAAAAATAAATTTAAAAGAAAAAATACAATCACTTGTTAATAATAGCGAAACTTTAGAATTAATAAGTTCAATTGATTTTAAAAGTGGAACTTTTTTAAAGATTACTAATTTAAAAGATGAGTGGTTTAGTAATGAAAAAGATAATGACATAGAAAATGTATTCAAAAGTTTAGAAGCACTTATCCCTCCAAAAGAACTAAACATACCGTTTGAAGTATATTTTAATCATTTTCAAAAACCAAGAGAATTTGGAAAAGTTGAAACAGCTTTTTTTAATGATTTTGACTATAAAGTAAGAGCTAAATACAATTCAGAATCCTTATCTGTTGATTTTGAAATAACACGAAATGAGATTGATATTGATGTCTTAAAGAAAAAATTCACACATGCATTTAAAGATTCTAAACATCCATATAATATTGAAACATTAGAGAAAAAGACTTTTAATTATAATAAACCTATTGACAAACTTTTAAAATGGTCATTAAATGATTCTAGCCTAAAATTATTAAAAGATGTTGGCTCATTTGAACTAACATTTTATTATTTAAAATTTAATAATTCTATTAAAGAGGGCTATCCTTATAAATTAATAAATACACAAGAAAGAAAAACAATTATTGACAAATTTGGTGGTGTAAAAGTATATAGAGATTCATTCAGAGTTAGACCGTATGGAGACCCAACAAATGATTGGTTAAGACTAGGTCAAAGAGTTGCTCAAAGTCCCGCTGGAGCTGGTCAAAGAGTTGGAGACTGGAGAGTAAGGCCTGAACAAACAGCAGGTATAATAACAATTTCTAGAAAAACAAACCCATTATTAATTGATAAATCTGATCGAGGTGCATTACAAGAAAATGATGCTTTCGACACTTTTAAAACAATTATTACAGGAGTGATTCATGAATTTGAATTTGATAGAACAAAAATTTTAAATCAAATTTTTATTGAGCTTCAAAAAGAAAAGAAAAAGAAGGAAGAAAAAGAAATCAACCGAAGAGCGGAAGAATTAGCAAAAAAAATCGTTGCTGACACAAAAAAAGTTGATGAAGAGTTATTCGGAAAAAGTAAAAAAATAGACCTATTTAGACAAAAGAAAGAAGAAGAAATTGCTGATTCTTTCAAAGAAACTTTTAACAAAGCTTTTAAATCAATTTATGATGATAAAAAAGAAAAAGACAATGAAGAAATAGTACAAGTAAGATCATTGGCTAGTTTAGGACTAATTGTTTCATCTTTCGCACATGAATTAAAAGAAATAAAAGACAATTCTAGAGAAATTAAAAGTTTGGAAAAGATATTAAAACTTATTATCCCTAACGATGTAAAAAAATCATCTGAGTACATTGATGGAATGGATATTTTAGAATTGTTAAATGAAGATTCTGAAAAAATTATTCATTGGATTGATTATGCCCTAACAACTAGTAAAAAAGATAAAAGAACTCGTGGTAAACTTATTTTTTCTTCATTCTTCAAATCGTTTAGCGAATCATGGTCTAGAATATTAAATAGAAAGGATATTAAAATTAATATTATTGATAATATCAAAAACTTCGACTATGATTTCAGAGCATTTGAAATGGATATGTCTACAATTTTTACTAATCTAATTAATAATTCAATTGATTCATTTAATAATTTAGGAAAAGTTCAAGAACGAGAAATTAGTATCGAATTAAATATTATTAATGAAGAGAAGATTGAAATTCTTTATTCAGATAATGGAAAAGGATTAGATTCTATTTTTGGAGAAAAAGAGGAAATCTTTTTACCTTTTACCACTTCAAAAAAAGATAGAAAAGGAAATGAAATCGGAACAGGATTAGGAATGTATCTAGTAAAATCAGTAATTGATGACAATAATGGTAATATTGAAATCCTAGAACCTAACGAAGGATTTTCAGTATTATTAACTTTTCCAATAAGAAAAAAATAA
- a CDS encoding Eco57I restriction-modification methylase domain-containing protein encodes MDKKQTGSYYTPEYLAGFISKKVLSFFGDNTAISILEPSVGDGSFISQFAKNDSLKIKLTALDLNNEELKKASNKWSGKNAIFKTIDFLEFESKTRFSAIIGNPPYIKKALLKEEQILACKEIHSNENLTEKSVKNIWTTFLVKSTTLLKNNGVLAFVLPSELLQVKFAEEIREYLKNQFQRIEIYTFNDLMFECKGQDTIVLIAYKKHNERGEFFTNIQFKEELENNSYTLKNNNLLVDSNIKWTHHFLTADELNFLDNLKQKLKTVDYYTDSKPGIVTAANNFFIINKEIEKKYNLSKYTKPIIQKGIFVNGSVVFNEENILKLEQSNLPTKLLQLNENDKISKSLSDYLSIGTEQKIHKRYKCKIRNNWYVIPNISTVPDALFFKRCHNYPKLLRNNSNALVTDSAYKVNMKSDWDLNSFIFSFYNSLTLVFAETNGRYYGGGVLELTPSEFKNLPIPYINITSEKFDEFTIEFENKENIEEILFKYDKQILGQALSMNDDEIKKIQDIRTKLINKRMRN; translated from the coding sequence ATGGATAAAAAACAAACAGGTTCCTATTACACTCCAGAATATTTAGCTGGTTTTATTTCCAAAAAAGTATTGTCTTTTTTTGGAGATAACACTGCTATTTCTATACTTGAGCCAAGTGTTGGAGATGGTTCTTTTATATCTCAGTTTGCCAAAAATGATTCATTAAAAATTAAACTTACTGCTTTAGACTTAAATAATGAAGAATTAAAAAAAGCTTCTAATAAATGGTCTGGAAAAAATGCGATTTTTAAAACAATTGATTTTTTAGAATTTGAATCAAAAACTAGATTTTCAGCTATTATTGGAAATCCACCTTATATAAAAAAAGCATTACTTAAAGAGGAGCAAATATTAGCATGTAAAGAAATACATTCAAATGAAAATCTAACTGAAAAATCAGTAAAAAATATTTGGACAACTTTTTTAGTTAAATCCACTACTCTATTAAAAAATAATGGTGTTTTAGCTTTTGTACTACCTTCTGAATTATTACAAGTTAAATTTGCAGAAGAAATAAGAGAATATTTAAAAAACCAATTTCAAAGAATTGAAATTTATACTTTCAATGACTTAATGTTTGAATGTAAAGGTCAAGATACAATTGTTTTGATTGCCTACAAAAAACATAATGAGAGAGGAGAATTCTTTACAAATATTCAGTTCAAAGAAGAATTAGAAAACAATTCTTACACTTTGAAAAACAATAATTTATTAGTTGATTCCAATATAAAATGGACACATCATTTTTTAACTGCTGATGAATTAAATTTTTTAGATAACCTAAAACAAAAATTAAAAACTGTTGATTATTACACAGATTCGAAACCTGGAATTGTAACAGCCGCAAATAACTTTTTCATTATCAATAAAGAAATTGAAAAAAAATATAATCTCTCAAAATATACCAAACCAATTATTCAAAAAGGAATTTTTGTTAATGGTAGCGTCGTTTTCAATGAAGAAAATATTTTGAAATTAGAGCAATCCAACCTTCCAACAAAACTTTTACAGTTAAATGAAAACGATAAAATATCCAAAAGTTTATCAGATTATTTATCTATTGGAACCGAACAAAAAATACATAAAAGATATAAATGTAAAATAAGAAATAATTGGTATGTAATTCCTAACATTTCGACTGTACCAGATGCTTTGTTTTTTAAAAGATGTCATAATTATCCTAAATTATTGAGGAATAATTCAAATGCACTTGTAACTGATTCTGCCTACAAAGTAAATATGAAATCCGATTGGGATTTAAACAGTTTTATTTTTTCTTTTTACAATTCACTTACATTAGTTTTTGCTGAAACTAACGGAAGATATTATGGTGGTGGAGTTTTAGAATTAACTCCAAGTGAATTTAAAAATTTACCAATTCCTTATATAAATATAACTTCGGAGAAATTTGACGAATTCACAATAGAATTTGAAAACAAAGAAAACATTGAAGAAATTCTCTTTAAATATGACAAGCAAATTTTAGGTCAAGCTTTAAGTATGAATGATGATGAAATAAAAAAAATTCAGGATATCCGAACAAAACTTATTAATAAAAGAATGAGAAACTAA
- a CDS encoding 3'-5' exonuclease, with protein MAKLLDKILVVDIEATCWEGKLPEGMSSDIIEVGVCLLDVETGEITDNKGILVKPERSTISSFCTELTTITPELIAQEAVSFEEALRILKKDYMSQSRAWASFGAYDLKQFQRQCQDLGKGYPFSPSHINVKTLFALKNKLGHELGMDGALKFLDIPLEGTHHRGVDDAKNIAKILREILK; from the coding sequence ATGGCAAAATTATTAGATAAAATACTCGTGGTCGATATTGAAGCCACTTGTTGGGAAGGTAAATTACCCGAAGGTATGAGTAGTGATATTATCGAAGTAGGTGTCTGTTTACTCGATGTCGAAACAGGTGAAATAACCGATAATAAAGGTATTTTAGTAAAACCCGAACGTTCAACGATAAGTTCGTTTTGTACCGAGTTAACAACGATAACTCCAGAATTAATAGCACAAGAAGCAGTTTCCTTTGAAGAAGCTTTGCGTATTTTGAAAAAAGACTATATGAGTCAAAGCAGGGCTTGGGCAAGTTTTGGAGCTTACGATTTGAAACAATTCCAAAGGCAATGTCAGGATTTGGGTAAAGGGTATCCTTTTAGTCCTTCACACATCAACGTGAAAACCTTGTTTGCACTCAAAAACAAATTGGGTCACGAATTAGGAATGGATGGCGCGCTTAAATTTTTAGACATCCCTTTAGAAGGTACACATCATAGAGGTGTAGATGATGCTAAAAATATCGCAAAGATTTTAAGGGAGATTTTGAAATAA